Proteins found in one Oribacterium sp. oral taxon 102 genomic segment:
- a CDS encoding homoserine dehydrogenase: MKAAIMGYGVIGSGVAEVLRINQDQIVRKVGEAIELKYVLDLREEIPEHQEKLIHDFSVIENDPEVELVVETMGGIHPAYEFIKRCLEKGKHVISSNKAVVDACGSKLILTAREHNCNFYFEAAVGGGIPVIRTIYHNYAGEKLTEITGILNGTTNYILTRMREDGSSFADTLKEAQRLGYAERDPSADIDGFDTSRKTAILLSMASGNRCRHEDIYTEGIRNVSAIDFMYAEKLNMNIRLLGSVQEVEDRYFAYVAPLLIDRADPLYPVDGVFNGIRIVGNCLGTTMLYGMGAGKLPTASAVVSDIIAAVRHKQHFQGIGWSERMIEIEPMGSNAFRYLIRIEGMPEGIESDIRELFLDTGAAFQPVLLDGRSDEFGILTDLMFESDFLENHKEFEAKTGRRIFHFMRARRSETEA, encoded by the coding sequence ATGAAAGCAGCGATCATGGGCTATGGAGTCATCGGTTCCGGCGTAGCGGAGGTTCTCAGGATCAATCAGGATCAGATCGTCAGAAAGGTTGGGGAAGCGATCGAGCTGAAATATGTGTTGGATCTTCGGGAGGAGATTCCGGAGCATCAGGAAAAGCTGATTCATGATTTTTCTGTGATCGAGAATGATCCGGAGGTCGAACTGGTGGTAGAGACCATGGGGGGCATCCATCCTGCGTATGAATTCATCAAGCGCTGCCTGGAAAAGGGAAAGCATGTGATCAGCTCCAACAAGGCTGTGGTTGATGCCTGCGGCTCGAAGCTGATTCTCACTGCGAGAGAGCATAACTGCAACTTCTATTTTGAGGCTGCTGTGGGCGGCGGGATTCCGGTCATCCGCACGATCTATCATAACTATGCCGGAGAGAAGCTGACAGAGATTACGGGGATTCTGAACGGGACGACCAATTACATTCTGACACGGATGCGGGAGGATGGCAGCAGCTTCGCAGACACACTGAAGGAGGCGCAGCGTCTCGGCTATGCGGAGCGCGACCCAAGCGCGGATATCGACGGCTTCGACACCTCCAGAAAGACTGCGATCCTTCTGTCCATGGCGTCCGGCAACCGCTGCCGTCATGAGGATATCTATACCGAGGGGATCCGCAATGTCTCCGCTATTGACTTTATGTATGCGGAAAAACTGAATATGAACATTCGCCTGCTGGGTTCCGTGCAGGAGGTGGAGGACAGGTATTTCGCCTATGTCGCGCCCCTTCTGATCGATCGGGCAGACCCTCTTTATCCGGTGGACGGTGTCTTTAACGGCATCCGCATTGTCGGGAACTGTCTCGGCACGACAATGCTCTACGGGATGGGGGCGGGGAAGCTTCCGACGGCATCGGCAGTGGTTTCAGATATCATTGCGGCAGTTCGGCACAAGCAGCATTTCCAGGGGATCGGCTGGTCGGAGCGGATGATTGAAATTGAGCCGATGGGCAGCAATGCCTTCCGCTATCTGATCCGGATTGAGGGAATGCCGGAGGGGATCGAGTCGGATATCCGGGAGCTTTTCCTCGATACGGGCGCTGCATTTCAGCCGGTGCTGCTGGACGGCAGGAGTGACGAGTTCGGCATTCTGACGGATCTGATGTTCGAGTCTGATTTCCTCGAAAACCATAAGGAGTTTGAGGCGAAAACCGGCAGGCGGATTTTCCACTTCATGCGGGCGCGTCGATCCGAGACCGAGGCATAA
- the tsaE gene encoding tRNA (adenosine(37)-N6)-threonylcarbamoyltransferase complex ATPase subunit type 1 TsaE, with amino-acid sequence MVYETNSAKETFALGERLGREAVAGSVLCLDGDLGVGKTVFTQGFAHGLGVSDYVNSPTFTIVKEYEGRLPLYHFDMYRLGEESELLEIGYEDYFYGKGVCVIEWPERVAGLIPEEADWLRITKEPEKGFDYRRIELLERGKTGAAREERS; translated from the coding sequence ATGGTATACGAAACGAATTCCGCGAAGGAAACCTTCGCGTTGGGAGAAAGGCTGGGACGGGAAGCGGTTGCGGGGAGTGTCCTCTGTCTGGACGGGGATCTGGGAGTCGGCAAGACGGTATTTACGCAGGGCTTCGCCCACGGGCTGGGGGTTTCGGATTATGTAAATTCTCCGACCTTCACGATCGTGAAGGAGTATGAGGGCAGACTGCCGCTTTACCACTTCGATATGTATCGGCTGGGGGAGGAATCGGAGCTTCTGGAAATCGGCTATGAGGACTATTTCTACGGGAAGGGCGTGTGCGTGATCGAATGGCCGGAGCGGGTTGCAGGGCTGATTCCGGAAGAGGCAGACTGGCTCCGCATTACGAAGGAGCCGGAGAAGGGATTTGATTACCGGCGGATCGAGCTTCTGGAGAGAGGGAAAACCGGCGCGGCGCGGGAAGAGCGGAGCTGA
- the hpf gene encoding ribosome hibernation-promoting factor, HPF/YfiA family translates to MRFSITGRTITVTDGLRNMVEKKLGKLDKFFKADTLCNVTLSTQKDMQKIEVTIPVKGTVIRAEQETTDMYQSIDLVEDLIERQIRRYRKKLIDRKQSVHAFTDDFLSDTEEPEEPEIRIVRTKQFDLKPMTAEEACLQMELVGHSFFVFQDGDTGKVHVVYKRKGNTYGLIAPEI, encoded by the coding sequence ATGAGATTCAGTATCACAGGCAGAACGATTACCGTAACCGATGGCTTACGCAATATGGTGGAGAAAAAGCTGGGAAAGCTGGACAAGTTCTTCAAAGCGGATACCCTCTGCAATGTCACTCTTTCCACTCAGAAGGATATGCAGAAGATCGAGGTGACGATCCCGGTAAAGGGCACCGTGATCCGCGCCGAGCAGGAAACGACGGATATGTATCAGTCCATCGATCTCGTGGAGGATCTCATCGAGCGCCAAATCCGCAGATACAGGAAAAAGCTCATCGACCGGAAGCAGAGCGTACATGCTTTCACGGACGACTTCCTCTCCGATACCGAGGAGCCGGAGGAGCCGGAAATCCGCATCGTTCGCACGAAGCAGTTTGACCTGAAGCCGATGACCGCAGAGGAGGCCTGCCTCCAGATGGAGCTGGTCGGACACAGTTTCTTCGTATTTCAGGATGGAGATACCGGCAAGGTTCATGTCGTATACAAGAGAAAGGGCAATACCTACGGGCTGATCGCGCCGGAGATATGA
- the secA gene encoding preprotein translocase subunit SecA, with the protein MNLFERIFGTHSERELKLIQPRIDEILSLDQQMTAMSDAELRGQTPKFKERLANGETLDDLLPEAFATVREASKRVLGMQHYPVQLIGGVVLHQGRIAEMRTGEGKTLVSTCPAYLNALEGKGCHIVTVNDYLAKRDAEWMGKVHEFLGLSVGVILNEMSAEQRQAAYRCDITYVTNNELGFDYLRDNMAIYKNQQVLRGLHYCIIDEIDSILIDEARTPLIISGQSGKSTKLYEVCDVLARQLERGEESAEFSKINAILGEEIEESGDFIVNEKEKTVNLTQQGVEKVEKYFHIENLADAENLEIQHNIILALRANNLMHRDKDYVVKDDEILIVDEFTGRIMPGRRYSDGLHQAIEAKEHVNVKRESRTLATITFQNFFNKFEKKSGMTGTAQTEEKEFRNIYSMDVIQIPTNRPIQRIDLDDAVYKSKKEKFRAVVDEIERIHETGAPVLVGTIAIETSEMLSSMLKKRGIKHNVLNAKFHEQEAAIIADAGTHGAVTIATNMAGRGTDIKLDEEAKAAGGLHIIGTERHESRRIDNQLRGRSGRQGDVGQSQFYISLEDDLMRLFGSERLMGMFEMLRVPDGEQIHHKMLSNAIERAQEKIELNNYGIRENLLKYDEVNNEQRDVIYGEREKVLEGDNMRPLIIKFITDTVDNYVDANIAEEQTAKDWDLSGLNDTLMSIIPLPKLQLTEEQYETMTKSEFRQMLKEEAIRLYERKEAEFPNPEQMREVERVMLLRVIDQKWMSHIDDMDLLRDGIGLQAYGQKDPLVEYKITGYEMFQEMTRAIQEETIRVLYHIKIEQKVEREQVAKPTGTNRDESAAKKPVRRQARKVYPNDPCPCGSGKKFKNCHGAELFERLAQQPAKEL; encoded by the coding sequence ATGAATCTTTTTGAGAGAATATTCGGAACTCATTCGGAGCGGGAGCTGAAGCTGATCCAGCCGAGGATCGATGAGATTCTTTCGCTGGATCAGCAGATGACGGCGATGTCCGATGCGGAGCTCCGGGGGCAGACCCCGAAGTTCAAGGAACGGCTCGCGAACGGCGAAACACTGGATGATCTCCTGCCGGAGGCGTTCGCGACGGTGCGGGAGGCCTCCAAAAGAGTTCTCGGGATGCAGCATTATCCGGTACAGCTGATCGGCGGCGTGGTGCTGCATCAGGGGCGCATTGCGGAGATGCGTACCGGAGAGGGAAAGACGCTGGTTTCCACCTGTCCGGCGTATCTCAACGCGCTGGAGGGAAAGGGCTGCCATATTGTCACGGTCAATGATTACCTCGCGAAGCGTGACGCGGAGTGGATGGGGAAGGTTCATGAGTTTCTGGGGCTGAGCGTCGGCGTGATTCTCAATGAAATGAGCGCAGAGCAGAGACAGGCGGCATACCGCTGTGATATCACCTATGTGACGAACAATGAGCTCGGCTTCGACTATCTCCGTGACAATATGGCGATCTACAAGAACCAGCAGGTACTGCGCGGGCTGCATTACTGCATCATCGATGAGATCGACTCGATCCTGATCGATGAGGCGAGAACACCGCTTATCATCTCCGGACAGTCCGGCAAGTCCACGAAGCTCTACGAGGTCTGTGATGTTCTGGCACGGCAGCTCGAGAGAGGAGAGGAATCCGCGGAGTTCTCGAAGATCAATGCGATCCTCGGTGAGGAGATCGAGGAGAGCGGAGACTTTATTGTCAATGAAAAGGAGAAGACGGTAAACCTCACCCAGCAGGGCGTGGAAAAGGTTGAGAAGTACTTCCATATCGAGAATCTCGCGGATGCGGAGAATCTCGAGATCCAGCACAATATCATTCTGGCGCTGCGCGCCAATAATCTGATGCACAGGGATAAGGACTATGTCGTAAAGGATGACGAGATTCTGATTGTCGACGAGTTTACCGGACGGATCATGCCGGGACGCCGTTATTCCGACGGACTGCATCAGGCGATCGAGGCGAAGGAGCATGTCAATGTGAAGCGTGAGTCCAGAACGCTCGCGACGATCACCTTCCAGAATTTCTTCAATAAGTTTGAGAAGAAATCCGGCATGACCGGTACGGCGCAGACCGAGGAGAAGGAGTTCCGGAACATCTATTCCATGGATGTCATTCAGATCCCGACCAATCGTCCGATTCAGCGAATCGATCTGGATGATGCGGTATACAAGTCAAAGAAGGAGAAGTTCAGAGCGGTCGTGGATGAGATTGAGCGGATCCATGAGACAGGTGCGCCGGTGCTCGTCGGCACGATCGCGATCGAGACCTCGGAGATGCTGTCCTCCATGCTGAAGAAGCGCGGCATCAAACACAATGTGCTGAACGCGAAGTTCCATGAGCAGGAGGCGGCGATCATCGCGGATGCGGGCACACACGGTGCGGTGACGATCGCGACGAACATGGCAGGGCGCGGCACCGATATCAAGCTCGATGAGGAGGCGAAGGCGGCGGGCGGGCTGCATATCATCGGTACGGAGCGGCACGAGTCCCGTCGTATCGACAACCAGCTTCGCGGACGTTCCGGACGGCAGGGCGATGTCGGACAGTCGCAGTTCTACATTTCCCTTGAGGACGATCTGATGCGTCTCTTCGGCTCAGAGCGGTTGATGGGGATGTTTGAAATGCTGCGCGTCCCGGACGGGGAGCAGATTCATCACAAGATGCTTTCCAATGCCATCGAACGTGCACAGGAGAAAATCGAGCTCAATAACTACGGCATCCGTGAGAACCTGCTGAAGTATGATGAGGTGAATAACGAGCAGAGAGACGTCATCTACGGAGAGCGCGAAAAGGTGCTGGAGGGCGACAATATGCGCCCGCTCATCATCAAGTTTATCACTGATACGGTGGACAACTATGTGGATGCCAACATCGCGGAGGAGCAGACCGCGAAGGACTGGGATCTGAGCGGGCTTAACGATACGCTGATGTCCATCATTCCGCTCCCGAAGCTGCAGCTTACCGAGGAGCAGTATGAGACGATGACGAAGAGCGAGTTCCGGCAGATGCTGAAGGAAGAGGCGATCCGTCTGTATGAGCGGAAGGAGGCAGAGTTTCCGAATCCGGAGCAGATGCGGGAGGTAGAGCGCGTCATGCTGCTTCGTGTGATCGACCAGAAGTGGATGAGCCATATAGATGATATGGATCTGCTGCGTGACGGCATCGGTCTGCAGGCATACGGGCAGAAGGATCCGCTGGTCGAGTACAAGATCACGGGCTATGAGATGTTTCAGGAGATGACGAGAGCCATACAGGAGGAGACGATCCGCGTGCTCTACCACATCAAGATCGAGCAGAAGGTCGAGCGGGAGCAGGTGGCGAAGCCGACCGGTACGAACCGGGATGAGAGCGCGGCGAAGAAGCCGGTGAGACGACAGGCACGGAAGGTCTATCCGAACGATCCCTGTCCGTGCGGCTCCGGCAAGAAATTCAAGAACTGTCACGGCGCGGAGCTCTTCGAGAGACTGGCGCAGCAGCCGGCAAAGGAGCTTTGA
- the rimI gene encoding ribosomal protein S18-alanine N-acetyltransferase produces the protein MTEADILEVLQLSIKSFGAMAWKERDFLHAIESRYDYPYVIRVRGRFAGFSLLRCLGPEAEVQEICIAEAFRGKGLGSCLMDRMIEDTRLRSGSSIFLEVRVGNRAARELYRKKGFAEQYIRRAYYSDPTEDAAVLRLSLS, from the coding sequence ATGACGGAGGCGGATATCCTGGAGGTGCTGCAGCTCTCGATAAAGAGCTTCGGTGCGATGGCGTGGAAGGAACGGGATTTTCTCCATGCTATCGAGAGCCGCTATGACTATCCCTATGTGATCCGGGTACGGGGGCGCTTCGCAGGCTTTTCTCTGCTTCGCTGTCTCGGGCCGGAGGCGGAGGTGCAGGAGATCTGCATTGCAGAGGCGTTCCGAGGGAAGGGATTGGGGAGCTGCCTGATGGATCGAATGATAGAGGATACACGACTGCGCTCCGGCAGCAGCATTTTCCTGGAGGTTCGCGTCGGCAATCGAGCGGCACGGGAGCTCTACCGGAAGAAGGGCTTTGCAGAGCAGTATATCCGCCGCGCTTACTACAGCGATCCGACCGAGGATGCTGCGGTGCTGCGGCTTTCGCTTTCATAA
- a CDS encoding ACT domain-containing protein: MTQESDYYVVRANALPEVLRRVVEVKRLLQSAEKLSIADATEQAGISRSSYYKYKDDILPFYDNSKGKTVTLVIQMIDELGGISRVCSKMAAYEANILTIHQSIPVNNVATLTVSAEISSETKDISGMIREIEAMEHVQYVKILAQESRLSGTSAQG; encoded by the coding sequence ATGACACAGGAGTCGGATTACTATGTGGTGCGCGCGAATGCACTGCCGGAGGTACTCCGGAGAGTCGTGGAGGTGAAACGACTGCTGCAGAGCGCGGAGAAGCTGAGCATTGCCGATGCGACGGAGCAGGCGGGGATTTCCCGCTCCTCCTACTACAAATACAAGGATGATATTCTTCCCTTCTATGACAATTCCAAGGGGAAGACAGTGACACTGGTGATACAGATGATCGACGAGCTGGGAGGGATATCCAGGGTTTGCTCGAAGATGGCAGCATATGAGGCGAATATTCTGACGATCCACCAGTCTATTCCCGTGAATAATGTTGCGACGCTGACGGTTTCTGCGGAGATCAGCAGCGAGACCAAGGACATTTCGGGAATGATTCGTGAGATTGAGGCCATGGAGCATGTGCAGTATGTGAAGATCCTCGCGCAGGAGAGCAGGCTGAGCGGGACGAGTGCACAAGGATAA
- the tsaB gene encoding tRNA (adenosine(37)-N6)-threonylcarbamoyltransferase complex dimerization subunit type 1 TsaB, with translation MLTLGIDSSGRTASCALAEDGVLLGEYSTNIGLTHSETLLPMIQELFARCGRRCEALSLVAVSAGPGSFTGLRIGAASGKGIALAYGIPMAAVSTLEGLCRNVAESERFVHPIMDARRHQVYTAEYLGGVLRGEEEAVSIEELVARLNREGGKHLFLGDGVAVYRAYIESNMTAEHSFASAGNLLQRAGSIALLGERMLERGKTVESGDFTLSYVRKPQAERERERQGLREFDMLHQNNADSAERTLDRSLPRNYRIGGRSGYENEESL, from the coding sequence ATGCTGACTTTGGGAATCGATTCCTCCGGGCGTACGGCGAGCTGTGCGCTGGCAGAGGATGGGGTGCTGCTGGGAGAATACAGCACGAATATCGGGCTGACGCATTCGGAGACGCTGCTTCCGATGATACAGGAACTGTTTGCTCGCTGCGGGAGACGCTGTGAGGCGCTTTCGCTCGTTGCTGTCAGCGCGGGGCCCGGCTCTTTTACGGGACTTCGGATCGGTGCGGCGAGCGGAAAGGGGATTGCGCTTGCCTATGGCATTCCGATGGCGGCGGTGAGTACGCTGGAGGGGCTCTGCCGGAACGTGGCGGAGTCGGAGCGGTTCGTGCATCCGATCATGGATGCACGCCGGCATCAGGTCTATACGGCGGAATATCTCGGGGGAGTGCTGCGGGGCGAAGAAGAGGCGGTTTCGATCGAGGAGCTGGTAGCGCGGCTGAACAGAGAGGGGGGAAAGCACCTCTTTCTGGGAGACGGCGTGGCGGTCTACCGGGCATATATCGAGTCGAACATGACTGCGGAGCACAGCTTCGCATCCGCCGGGAACCTGCTGCAGCGGGCGGGCTCCATTGCCCTCCTCGGCGAGCGAATGCTTGAGCGCGGAAAAACAGTGGAAAGCGGGGACTTCACACTCAGCTATGTGCGGAAGCCGCAGGCGGAACGGGAGAGAGAACGGCAGGGACTTCGGGAGTTCGATATGCTGCATCAGAACAATGCCGACAGCGCGGAGCGTACCCTGGACAGGAGCTTGCCGCGAAATTACCGGATCGGCGGGCGCAGCGGCTATGAAAATGAAGAGAGTCTATGA
- the prfB gene encoding peptide chain release factor 2, producing MIEFDQFKYELGQKKEPLRHLGESLDLENKEKRIVELDRMMEEPDFWTDAEKANRLSTEARHLKDDVEGYRRLVQSYEDIEALIEMGQEEEDAGLVTEVREELAAFSETLDAMSTKLLLSGEYDNMNAILRLNAGAGGTESNDWAGMLYRMYTRWAERHGYTVKVLDYLEGDEAGIKSVTIEIDGDYAYGYLRSEMGIHRLVRISPFNAQSKRQTSFVSCDVMPDIDTDIDIEIRDEDIKMEVFRSSGAGGQHINKTSSAVRLIHIPTGFVAACQEERSQIQNREKAMQMLKAKLFMKEKQEQEEKLAGIRGEVKENGWGSQIRSYVLQPYRMVKDLRSGEETGNTDAVLDGDIDRFITAYLKWMQLGCPDRKVQGGD from the coding sequence ATGATAGAGTTTGATCAGTTTAAATATGAGCTGGGGCAGAAAAAGGAGCCACTCCGTCATCTCGGGGAGTCTCTTGATCTGGAAAACAAAGAGAAGCGGATCGTCGAGCTGGATCGAATGATGGAGGAGCCGGATTTCTGGACAGACGCCGAGAAAGCGAACCGGCTTTCCACGGAGGCGCGGCATCTGAAGGATGATGTCGAGGGCTACCGGAGGCTCGTGCAGTCCTATGAGGACATCGAGGCGCTGATCGAGATGGGGCAGGAGGAGGAGGATGCAGGGCTCGTCACAGAGGTGCGGGAGGAGCTCGCGGCGTTCTCGGAGACACTCGATGCGATGAGCACGAAGCTGCTGCTGTCCGGCGAGTACGATAATATGAATGCGATCCTGCGTCTCAATGCGGGCGCGGGCGGCACCGAGTCCAATGACTGGGCGGGGATGCTTTATCGTATGTATACCAGATGGGCGGAGCGGCACGGCTATACGGTCAAGGTGCTGGATTATCTGGAGGGAGATGAGGCGGGCATCAAGTCGGTGACGATCGAGATCGACGGTGACTATGCCTACGGCTATCTTCGTTCGGAAATGGGGATTCATCGTCTCGTGCGGATTTCTCCCTTCAACGCGCAGAGTAAGCGGCAGACCTCCTTTGTTTCCTGTGATGTTATGCCGGATATCGACACGGATATCGACATTGAGATCCGTGACGAGGATATCAAGATGGAGGTGTTCCGTTCCTCCGGCGCAGGCGGGCAGCATATTAACAAGACCTCCTCTGCCGTCCGGCTGATCCACATTCCGACCGGCTTCGTGGCGGCGTGCCAGGAGGAGCGTTCTCAGATCCAGAACCGTGAGAAGGCGATGCAGATGCTGAAGGCGAAGCTCTTCATGAAGGAGAAGCAGGAGCAGGAGGAGAAGCTCGCAGGGATCCGCGGCGAGGTCAAGGAGAACGGCTGGGGCTCCCAGATCCGTTCCTATGTCCTTCAGCCCTACCGCATGGTCAAGGATCTCCGCTCCGGAGAGGAGACAGGCAATACCGACGCGGTGCTGGACGGCGACATTGACCGCTTCATTACCGCCTATCTGAAATGGATGCAGCTCGGCTGTCCGGATCGCAAGGTGCAGGGTGGCGACTGA